The following are from one region of the Pseudodesulfovibrio sp. JC047 genome:
- a CDS encoding tetratricopeptide repeat protein: protein MNESLQQMTEDDLKHRICALKDRHAYHDLKKFLIGELSAGHVPAQLQVKAYNELGVAHLQLDEPAEAEKSFLLAIESDPKAVNPRFNRANIALFAKKYTTAFGQYQDLLALDPDHVGATYHSGLCLALTDRPVEALPYFLKSAKAEPERMGPNFWSGETLVALERFSEALPYFTKAAELTPDHRESHRGIAICLFEQGEYADCIAQCDMLIQSGGGSEYLAFRIKGDALIEMGQIEVAAVCHLELADMDFDARDYLVMRAKDLAKHHPDAVSRYVEVILDMIPELERAFSGVVPAEDSVAASEEK, encoded by the coding sequence ATGAATGAGTCCCTACAGCAGATGACGGAAGATGATCTCAAGCATCGTATTTGTGCATTGAAAGATCGTCATGCGTATCATGATTTGAAGAAATTTTTGATCGGTGAGCTGTCAGCGGGACATGTCCCCGCCCAGTTGCAGGTCAAAGCCTATAATGAATTGGGGGTGGCGCATCTTCAGTTGGATGAGCCAGCCGAGGCCGAAAAATCGTTTTTATTGGCCATCGAGAGTGATCCCAAAGCTGTGAATCCCCGTTTTAATCGGGCGAATATTGCCTTGTTTGCAAAGAAATACACAACGGCGTTTGGTCAGTATCAGGATCTTTTGGCCCTTGATCCCGACCATGTGGGGGCGACGTACCATTCCGGCTTGTGCCTCGCCTTGACCGATCGCCCGGTGGAGGCGCTGCCGTATTTTCTGAAGAGTGCCAAGGCTGAGCCTGAGCGGATGGGACCAAACTTTTGGTCCGGAGAAACGCTGGTCGCCCTTGAACGGTTTTCCGAGGCCTTGCCCTATTTCACGAAGGCTGCCGAATTGACGCCCGACCATCGGGAATCGCATCGAGGCATCGCCATCTGTCTGTTTGAACAGGGTGAGTATGCGGACTGTATCGCACAGTGTGACATGTTGATTCAATCCGGTGGTGGGTCCGAATATTTGGCTTTTCGAATCAAGGGTGACGCTTTGATCGAGATGGGGCAGATCGAAGTCGCTGCGGTTTGTCATTTGGAATTGGCGGACATGGATTTTGATGCCCGCGATTATCTGGTGATGCGCGCCAAGGATTTAGCCAAACATCATCCAGACGCTGTATCTCGTTATGTCGAGGTCATTCTCGACATGATCCCGGAACTTGAACGTGCTTTTTCCGGTGTCGTGCCTGCCGAAGATTCGGTGGCCGCGTCGGAAGAGAAATAA
- a CDS encoding sigma 54-interacting transcriptional regulator, which translates to MAQPHKENLTFLTEAMIRITGSLDIQKSLINTFDFLVQHFPIDAISLHQYSQDLRSLELLFLVQKDTFEFVEIVVPLSERSATGLSLHNQNTEFLINVQNNMQSTVSRQHGEALAPFLPLKERGYLIGILRSETETLGHLCFMGTHPGCFTKEHERKLSLLLAPFTLTMSNLLKYKRTMEFQKKLREEKDELQLNLQRLQGQQILGEHGGLQHTMDVVHQLRNREIPALILGETGTGKELIANVIQAISPRKNKPFVKVNCGAIPDTLVDSELFGYIKGAFTGATSSRPGRFEQAHTGTLFLDEIGELPLQAQVRLLRVLENHVVERIGSTQPIDVDVRIIAATNRNLELMMQEGTFREDLYYRLYVFPIKVPPLRERTGDLPELIQAFAEQTYKKMGRTDTPQIPWHTLKRLNKYSWPGNVRELENLVRRAITLSTSGPLQLDKLLPQDEGWYIAPEESQSYFEKTIDARVELALEQHLAHLPVEPKALAASQSEVSTQVKPLKEVVKNAIEAALKQAHGKIHGPGGAAELLEINPSTLRSKMRKMGTSLDQVISQDR; encoded by the coding sequence ATGGCACAGCCACACAAAGAGAATCTTACCTTCCTTACCGAGGCAATGATCCGCATTACCGGGAGTCTGGACATCCAGAAGTCACTCATCAACACCTTTGACTTTCTTGTTCAACATTTTCCGATAGATGCCATATCCCTTCACCAGTATTCACAAGATTTGCGGAGTCTGGAGCTACTTTTTCTGGTGCAGAAAGACACATTCGAATTCGTGGAAATCGTCGTTCCCCTGTCCGAACGCAGTGCAACAGGCCTTAGCCTGCACAATCAGAACACGGAATTTCTCATCAACGTCCAGAACAACATGCAATCCACAGTTTCCCGACAACACGGCGAAGCCCTCGCGCCATTCCTGCCGCTCAAGGAGCGAGGATATCTGATCGGCATCCTCCGCTCCGAAACCGAAACCCTCGGGCACCTCTGTTTCATGGGGACACACCCGGGATGTTTCACCAAGGAACATGAACGCAAACTCTCCCTGCTCCTGGCACCGTTCACCCTGACCATGTCCAATCTCCTGAAATACAAACGGACCATGGAATTCCAGAAAAAACTGCGGGAAGAAAAAGACGAACTGCAACTCAACCTGCAACGATTGCAAGGCCAGCAGATACTGGGGGAACACGGAGGATTACAGCACACGATGGACGTGGTGCATCAGTTGCGAAATCGCGAAATTCCGGCCCTGATTCTCGGGGAAACCGGCACGGGCAAGGAACTCATCGCCAATGTCATTCAGGCCATTTCTCCACGCAAGAACAAACCATTCGTCAAGGTCAACTGCGGGGCCATTCCAGATACGTTGGTGGATAGCGAACTCTTCGGCTACATCAAGGGTGCGTTCACGGGAGCCACATCATCCCGACCCGGACGCTTCGAACAAGCCCACACCGGCACCCTCTTTCTCGATGAAATCGGCGAACTCCCGCTTCAGGCACAGGTCCGATTATTGCGCGTATTGGAAAACCATGTGGTCGAACGGATAGGCAGCACGCAGCCCATCGATGTGGACGTTCGAATCATTGCGGCCACCAACAGAAATCTTGAACTGATGATGCAGGAAGGAACCTTCCGGGAAGACCTGTATTATCGATTGTATGTCTTTCCCATCAAGGTCCCGCCCTTGCGGGAAAGGACCGGGGACCTGCCAGAACTGATCCAGGCATTTGCCGAGCAGACCTACAAGAAAATGGGGCGGACAGACACGCCACAAATTCCGTGGCATACCCTGAAACGGCTGAACAAATATTCCTGGCCGGGGAACGTGCGTGAGTTGGAGAATCTGGTCAGACGAGCCATTACACTCAGCACAAGCGGGCCGCTGCAACTCGACAAACTCCTGCCGCAGGACGAGGGATGGTATATCGCTCCCGAAGAAAGCCAGAGCTATTTTGAAAAAACCATCGACGCTCGCGTGGAGCTTGCCCTTGAACAACACCTTGCTCACCTGCCCGTTGAACCTAAAGCACTTGCCGCCTCTCAGTCCGAGGTTTCGACGCAGGTCAAGCCCTTGAAAGAGGTGGTCAAAAACGCCATTGAAGCCGCCTTGAAACAGGCGCACGGCAAGATTCATGGCCCGGGCGGAGCCGCCGAACTCCTTGAAATCAATCCGAGCACCCTCAGAAGCAAAATGCGGAAAATGGGCACCTCCCTGGACCAGGTCATTTCCCAAGACAGGTAA
- a CDS encoding MalY/PatB family protein, with translation MPIDFTVEIDRRNAHSTKWSEMGGTFSRDDLLPMWVADMDLRCAPEIVEVLKEKAEHGIYGYVYRPDSYFQAAIDWTKERFGYAMTYESMAHCSGVVPSMSYCIQLFTQPGDKIVIQSPVYYPFYEIINGCGREVCESPLVWDQESSRFVMDFDDFEKQCSDPKVTAFLLCSPHNPAMRVWTRDELTRMAEICLRHDVTIFSDEIWRDFVHTGHTHIPMASLDKDVEAITITGFSPSKGFNLAGVQASYLHLPTKEQQDAYMNFVSYQLLKRNNAFSVVATETAYAKCGYWLDELLVHVAGNMKYLTDFVRENIPNVDLLTSEATYLMMLDCRKLGLSDEELSHRIEDVARVALDHGHWFGPAFAGYERINLGCPRSMVEKAANGLKKALG, from the coding sequence ATGCCTATAGATTTTACTGTCGAAATTGATCGGAGAAATGCCCATTCCACCAAGTGGTCTGAAATGGGAGGGACGTTTTCCAGGGATGACCTCCTGCCCATGTGGGTCGCGGATATGGACCTGCGGTGCGCTCCCGAAATTGTCGAGGTGCTGAAAGAGAAAGCCGAGCATGGTATTTACGGATATGTCTATCGTCCGGATTCCTATTTTCAGGCGGCTATTGATTGGACCAAGGAGCGGTTTGGCTATGCGATGACGTATGAAAGCATGGCGCATTGCTCCGGTGTTGTTCCGTCCATGTCCTATTGTATCCAGCTGTTCACCCAACCCGGTGACAAGATCGTGATTCAATCTCCGGTGTATTATCCTTTTTATGAAATCATTAATGGATGTGGTCGGGAAGTCTGTGAATCTCCATTGGTCTGGGATCAGGAAAGTTCGCGATTTGTCATGGATTTCGATGATTTTGAAAAGCAATGCAGCGACCCGAAAGTGACCGCGTTCCTGTTGTGTTCACCGCACAATCCAGCCATGCGGGTCTGGACCCGGGACGAGTTGACGCGCATGGCCGAGATCTGTTTGCGGCATGACGTCACCATCTTTTCCGATGAAATTTGGCGTGATTTTGTCCATACGGGCCACACGCATATCCCTATGGCCTCGCTGGACAAGGATGTCGAAGCCATTACCATCACGGGTTTTTCACCGTCCAAGGGGTTCAACCTGGCGGGCGTTCAAGCGTCGTATCTGCACTTGCCCACCAAGGAACAGCAAGACGCGTACATGAATTTTGTTTCCTATCAACTGTTGAAGCGGAACAATGCGTTCAGTGTGGTGGCCACGGAAACAGCCTATGCCAAATGCGGGTACTGGCTGGATGAACTGCTTGTGCATGTTGCCGGAAATATGAAATATCTGACTGATTTTGTGCGGGAAAATATCCCCAATGTGGATCTGCTGACATCTGAGGCGACATATCTCATGATGTTGGACTGCCGCAAACTCGGCTTGAGTGATGAGGAATTGTCCCATCGAATCGAGGACGTGGCTCGTGTGGCCCTGGATCATGGTCACTGGTTCGGTCCGGCGTTCGCAGGGTATGAACGGATCAATCTTGGGTGTCCTCGATCCATGGTCGAGAAGGCGGCCAATGGATTGAAGAAGGCCCTGGGTTGA
- a CDS encoding PqqD family protein: protein MLQLRDGCSFFRRETYGPGEEDCPNRITREIVEQRMTREGAPKLREDFVPRSNPSVFWRTEHFGAVVFRVTDNTIFGIDETSTAILKLVDETRTMGEILDMVCDETRLSRDFAATYVSELQARGLFAGLHDKSTK from the coding sequence ATGTTGCAATTACGCGATGGATGCAGTTTCTTTCGGCGGGAGACGTATGGACCGGGCGAGGAAGACTGTCCCAATCGGATTACACGGGAAATCGTTGAGCAGCGCATGACCAGAGAAGGCGCGCCCAAATTGCGCGAAGACTTCGTGCCTCGGAGCAATCCATCCGTTTTCTGGCGCACCGAGCACTTTGGTGCCGTGGTCTTCAGAGTCACGGACAACACCATTTTCGGCATTGACGAGACAAGTACTGCCATCTTGAAACTCGTTGATGAAACCAGAACCATGGGTGAAATTCTCGATATGGTATGTGATGAAACCCGCCTGTCACGAGACTTTGCAGCCACATATGTTTCGGAATTGCAGGCACGCGGACTCTTCGCCGGACTCCACGACAAGTCCACGAAATAA
- a CDS encoding radical SAM protein encodes MRPKQNYLSAPETVFYEVTTACNYKCMHCFGDYGRKQHDTLTVSELFSLVDQLAAMNVFRLIFGGGEPLLDDRIYDVIPYAVSRLPFVSLSTNGHLATPDVIDRLKDCGLKNVQISLDSAEADAHDCLRNRPGAFDHAVQAIQRFNTAGFRVMTSTVVTTLNAHELDAIIALCDSLGVVQCKFLPLGLTGRALEHPDLWPEKSVAQAAASVLRDHVGDSVWNTPRTGIKIAADPRLWFKAHPDKTPSNVSCTWDCEAARTCIGILTDGRVVPCVPLGRLGVTMGSLREAPLQEIWQSENAMRLRNNVNMEQGECASCDLRFGCRGGCKANVLAATGTFGGPDPDMRGICPL; translated from the coding sequence GTGAGGCCCAAACAGAACTATCTCTCTGCACCGGAAACCGTTTTCTACGAAGTCACCACAGCCTGTAATTATAAATGTATGCACTGTTTTGGCGACTATGGACGCAAACAGCACGACACCCTGACCGTCTCCGAATTGTTTTCCCTGGTCGATCAACTCGCTGCAATGAATGTCTTTCGCCTCATTTTCGGTGGCGGAGAGCCCTTGCTCGACGACCGTATTTATGACGTCATTCCCTATGCGGTCTCTCGGCTTCCATTTGTCTCTCTATCAACCAATGGGCACTTGGCGACACCAGACGTCATCGACCGGCTCAAAGACTGCGGCCTCAAAAATGTCCAGATCAGCCTGGACAGTGCCGAAGCCGATGCCCATGACTGTCTCCGAAATCGTCCCGGTGCCTTTGACCACGCAGTTCAAGCCATTCAACGCTTCAACACGGCGGGATTCCGCGTCATGACATCCACGGTCGTCACGACATTGAATGCACATGAACTCGATGCGATCATCGCCCTGTGTGACTCGCTCGGCGTGGTGCAGTGCAAATTCCTTCCCTTGGGACTCACAGGCCGCGCGCTTGAACATCCCGATTTGTGGCCGGAAAAATCCGTGGCACAGGCCGCAGCATCAGTCCTGCGTGATCACGTTGGCGATTCCGTTTGGAACACGCCCCGGACCGGCATAAAAATCGCCGCCGACCCGCGCCTCTGGTTCAAGGCCCACCCTGACAAAACCCCGAGCAATGTTTCGTGTACCTGGGATTGCGAAGCGGCCAGAACCTGCATCGGCATTCTCACAGACGGCCGAGTGGTGCCGTGTGTTCCACTGGGACGGCTGGGCGTGACAATGGGATCGTTACGCGAGGCACCACTTCAGGAAATCTGGCAATCGGAAAACGCCATGCGGCTTCGAAACAACGTCAACATGGAACAAGGGGAATGCGCCTCATGCGACCTTCGCTTTGGCTGTCGAGGTGGCTGCAAGGCCAATGTGCTGGCCGCCACCGGGACATTCGGTGGCCCTGACCCGGACATGCGGGGCATTTGCCCTCTATGA
- a CDS encoding radical SAM protein, which yields MKSWKTDRPYSIVWNISGRCNLSCAHCKDLGHFDTELDLVRTRTVAESLKQWAPFVVVLSGGEPGLARHFPDILDHLLSWVPRIVVASNGHTIFHPDFLPIIHGHENRLAIQLSLDGWNAPSHDAIRGNGSYATLCHAIERIKGQSMPFTMNATLTKAVCGNILAVLENAQTLGATALRFGRFHPQETQQQSLEPSWDDLSTTLETIREFQISGSPMRVHPPRSAKIRGNRSGCDAPMKCTVLPNGDVYDCTFFTHDTFCMGSLIEQSPKALWNEPQAERRRDWFRAMNATCQACPQPDCPGCCPAILRNPMMARHLPKACPLPSLYQG from the coding sequence ATGAAATCTTGGAAAACAGACAGACCGTACAGCATTGTCTGGAACATCTCCGGGCGATGCAATCTCTCGTGCGCCCACTGCAAGGACCTCGGCCATTTTGATACGGAACTGGATTTGGTCAGAACCAGAACAGTCGCCGAATCGCTCAAGCAATGGGCACCCTTTGTGGTGGTCCTCAGTGGTGGCGAACCCGGACTGGCCCGACATTTTCCGGACATACTGGACCACCTGTTATCCTGGGTTCCCCGAATCGTCGTCGCCAGCAACGGACACACGATCTTTCACCCGGATTTCCTCCCCATAATCCATGGTCATGAAAACCGGCTGGCCATCCAGTTGAGCCTCGACGGATGGAATGCCCCGTCGCACGACGCCATTCGGGGCAACGGTTCATATGCGACACTCTGCCACGCCATAGAACGGATAAAAGGGCAATCCATGCCCTTCACCATGAATGCGACTTTGACCAAGGCGGTCTGTGGCAACATCCTGGCTGTTCTCGAAAACGCCCAGACCCTCGGCGCAACCGCCCTCCGATTTGGTCGATTTCATCCTCAAGAAACACAACAGCAATCGCTTGAACCATCTTGGGATGACCTGTCCACAACCCTCGAAACCATCCGGGAATTCCAGATATCCGGATCACCCATGCGCGTCCATCCACCACGATCGGCCAAAATTCGCGGCAATCGTTCCGGGTGTGACGCCCCCATGAAATGCACGGTCCTTCCCAATGGGGACGTCTATGACTGCACGTTCTTCACCCATGACACATTCTGCATGGGATCACTGATCGAACAATCGCCAAAGGCCCTCTGGAACGAGCCTCAGGCGGAACGCCGACGCGACTGGTTTCGAGCCATGAACGCCACCTGCCAGGCGTGTCCGCAGCCCGACTGCCCCGGCTGCTGCCCGGCAATTTTGCGAAACCCCATGATGGCACGACACCTTCCGAAGGCGTGCCCGCTGCCCTCGCTGTATCAAGGATAA
- a CDS encoding radical SAM protein, translated as MQTPFLSAPLTVHWWITAQCNLNCPMCSTASGQQLPREMTTEEGLTLINDLANMQVFTLVVGGGEPFCRKDIFDFLSTALDRGLRIHLTTNGTLLDLPTTKRLAEIGFVWPVQVSIDGNRQHHDDIRGTGNYDRAVQGLKNLEKGLVPSQIACLISRRNIDDVEDLIELGLAVNAKQVSFHGLIPVGRAHQEMMESWELSQQEWKELDAYIAQRNAELPMSVICDPYGDEPIGRAPRSQDQSGRGGCTAGYSEVTIDAQGSVYPCILLCEPQFKAGSVVQHRFKTIWDSSDVLKSVRKAVGQLPEACQGCDYTSSCFGGCRGLGFLETGSLTTRDPRCPFAPHNQQNSQH; from the coding sequence ATGCAGACACCGTTTCTTTCAGCTCCCCTCACGGTCCATTGGTGGATCACGGCACAATGCAACCTGAACTGTCCCATGTGTTCAACGGCTTCCGGTCAGCAACTCCCCCGAGAGATGACGACCGAAGAAGGATTGACCCTCATCAACGACCTGGCGAACATGCAGGTCTTCACCTTGGTGGTGGGTGGCGGAGAACCCTTCTGCCGAAAGGATATTTTCGATTTTCTGTCCACGGCATTGGATCGGGGACTGCGAATTCACCTGACGACAAACGGAACGCTTCTGGACCTGCCCACCACCAAACGGCTGGCAGAAATCGGCTTTGTCTGGCCGGTTCAGGTGTCCATTGACGGCAACCGGCAGCACCATGATGACATCCGGGGAACCGGGAACTATGACCGCGCAGTACAGGGATTGAAAAATCTCGAAAAAGGCCTGGTACCGTCACAGATCGCGTGTCTCATCTCCAGACGAAATATCGACGATGTAGAAGATCTCATTGAGCTGGGGCTCGCTGTCAATGCCAAACAAGTCAGTTTTCACGGGCTGATCCCGGTCGGTCGGGCGCACCAGGAAATGATGGAAAGCTGGGAGCTGAGTCAACAGGAATGGAAGGAGCTGGATGCCTACATCGCTCAACGCAATGCGGAATTGCCCATGTCGGTCATCTGCGATCCTTACGGAGATGAACCCATTGGACGCGCCCCGCGCTCTCAGGACCAAAGCGGTCGCGGCGGGTGTACTGCGGGATATTCCGAAGTGACGATCGACGCACAGGGTTCTGTCTACCCATGCATTCTGCTCTGTGAACCTCAATTCAAGGCGGGATCCGTCGTCCAACACCGATTCAAAACGATCTGGGATTCTTCGGACGTGCTCAAATCCGTGCGAAAAGCCGTTGGTCAACTCCCGGAAGCCTGTCAGGGATGCGACTACACCAGCAGTTGCTTCGGCGGATGCCGAGGGCTGGGGTTTCTGGAAACCGGCTCACTGACAACGCGTGATCCTCGCTGTCCGTTCGCCCCACACAACCAACAGAATTCCCAGCATTGA
- a CDS encoding IclR family transcriptional regulator codes for MPKKEKKYYEISAVSKACLLIEKLSTRKSWELAELSRAVELPKTSVHRMLLTLEDNDYVFQEKERGEYCLSYKLFSVGSRMLQHSSVVDVAKTYCRELLEAVDETVNLCVPFGTEMLVVDKQVTSQMLRQDSIIGSSFPLFQSASGKIFLAFAEEIEAQKVLKLIREQFDQSFIERTMHDLCFELEEVRETGLAYDSEEVFKGVRCTAVPILDFQNQLAATLSVSVPTVRLSKEKNANIEENLILASQRISQRLGASLLELPF; via the coding sequence ATGCCTAAAAAAGAAAAAAAGTATTATGAAATAAGTGCAGTATCTAAGGCTTGTCTTCTTATTGAGAAGCTTTCAACCAGAAAGTCGTGGGAACTTGCCGAATTGAGTCGGGCTGTTGAATTGCCGAAGACTTCTGTGCATCGAATGTTGTTGACTCTTGAAGACAATGACTATGTTTTTCAAGAAAAAGAAAGAGGTGAGTATTGTCTCTCTTACAAACTTTTTTCTGTAGGCAGTCGAATGTTGCAACACTCCAGCGTGGTGGATGTGGCTAAAACGTATTGTCGTGAGTTGCTAGAAGCAGTGGATGAAACCGTCAATTTATGCGTTCCGTTTGGGACAGAAATGCTTGTTGTAGACAAGCAGGTGACATCACAAATGTTAAGACAGGATTCTATTATTGGGAGTTCTTTCCCTTTATTTCAGTCCGCATCAGGAAAAATTTTCCTTGCATTCGCTGAAGAAATTGAGGCTCAAAAGGTCCTTAAATTGATTCGTGAACAATTTGATCAAAGTTTTATTGAAAGAACGATGCATGATTTGTGTTTTGAATTGGAAGAGGTTCGTGAAACCGGACTTGCCTATGACTCTGAAGAGGTTTTTAAGGGGGTACGGTGTACTGCTGTCCCTATTTTGGATTTTCAGAATCAGCTTGCAGCAACATTAAGTGTTTCTGTTCCAACTGTGCGGCTGAGTAAAGAAAAGAATGCAAATATTGAAGAAAATCTTATTTTGGCATCTCAAAGAATTTCTCAACGTCTTGGGGCCTCACTTCTTGAATTGCCATTTTAA
- a CDS encoding sulfite exporter TauE/SafE family protein, with amino-acid sequence MVKYILGLLAILGLYFLFVFIKDYRAHRHEMSKASPVTVGIIGFVTLFFDVLGIGNFASATALLKFFKQIDDKKIPGTLNVFTSLPEVVSASFLITTIEVEPVTLISMLISSSLGAYFGAAIMSRLPVQIVRLVMGVSLFVTAVLMFFGIMGWMPSGGEATGLTGTNLIIANVGNFIIGMLMTAGIGAYAPCMALVYFLGMSPRVAFPIMMGSCAFLMPIASLKFIKEGAYDRKISLIVTLTGIVGVLIAVTLVKSIPLGILKWVVIAVVLYTSGSMIYSMIKGREKVIKNAKELQKSNA; translated from the coding sequence ATGGTAAAATATATATTGGGTCTTTTGGCAATTTTGGGCCTGTATTTTTTATTTGTTTTTATCAAAGATTACCGAGCTCATCGTCATGAGATGAGTAAGGCATCCCCTGTCACGGTTGGAATTATTGGTTTTGTAACATTGTTTTTTGATGTGCTTGGGATTGGTAATTTTGCATCGGCAACGGCCTTGCTTAAATTTTTCAAACAAATAGATGATAAGAAGATCCCAGGGACACTGAATGTTTTTACTTCGCTTCCAGAGGTTGTGTCTGCATCTTTTCTTATCACCACCATTGAGGTAGAACCTGTGACGCTTATAAGTATGCTTATTTCAAGCTCGCTGGGAGCATACTTTGGGGCTGCCATCATGTCTCGTCTACCAGTACAAATAGTTCGTCTTGTTATGGGTGTTTCTCTTTTTGTAACTGCGGTATTGATGTTCTTTGGAATTATGGGGTGGATGCCAAGCGGTGGTGAAGCCACTGGTTTGACGGGAACGAATTTGATAATTGCCAATGTAGGAAACTTTATAATCGGGATGCTCATGACGGCAGGCATTGGAGCGTATGCCCCATGTATGGCATTGGTTTATTTTCTTGGGATGTCACCACGGGTTGCCTTCCCGATCATGATGGGATCGTGCGCATTTCTTATGCCTATTGCTTCTCTTAAGTTTATTAAAGAGGGAGCATATGATCGTAAGATTTCACTTATTGTCACCTTGACTGGTATTGTTGGTGTTTTGATTGCGGTTACGTTAGTCAAATCCATACCCCTTGGCATTTTGAAATGGGTTGTTATCGCCGTTGTTTTGTATACATCTGGTTCTATGATCTATTCTATGATAAAAGGGAGAGAGAAAGTGATAAAAAATGCAAAAGAACTGCAAAAAAGTAACGCATAG